The DNA sequence GAGCGTTTCTTTCATAAATTGACCGAATGGATCTTGACCGGCACGGCCAAAAAAGGCGCTATCCCCGCCTAATCTTGAGACCGCAACCGCCACATTAGCCGGCGCACCACCGGGGCATTTTAGATAGCTTTTTTCATTCTCTGGAATTAAATCTACAACGGCATCGCCGGTAACCCAAACTTTATTCATAACCACTCCTTTATTATCGTAAAAAACCAGTATTTTATTGAGAATACTGTTTTTGATACAGAAAAACCAGTATCTGATAAGCACTACTGGTTTTTCAAATAATATCTAACCAATGACTATTATGCCGTCGCTTGTTGGATTACTTCAGCTTGTTTTTTATTTTTCGCGTCAGCACGTTTACCGAGTATTACTGTTAGCACAAATGCGCTTGCAAATGAAATCGCCATGCCCATAACATAAGGTGTCACATCGCCTTGACGAATAGAGATAATGCCCGGTAGACCGGCTGCGCCTAGCGCACTGGCTTTCACATTAAAGAGTGTAATAAATGCACTTGCAGCGGCTGCTGCACAAATTGCCGCAATAAACGGATAGCGAAGTTTCAAGTTAACACCAAACAGAGCCGGCTCGGTAATACCCAGCAGCGCCGTCACACCGGATGGCATTGCAATACCTTTCATTTTGATATCTTTGGTTGTAAATCCGACGGCTAATGCAGCACCGCCTTGGGCAATATTTGACATTGCTGCAATAGGGAAGATAAAGGTACCGCCCGTCACTGCAATATCAGCAAGCAGTTGAATTTCAATCGCGATAAAGCTGTGATGCATACCTGTTATGACAAAGGGAGCGTAGATGAAGCCAAAGAGGGCGCCACCGATGAAACCTGCAGAATCGTATAACCAGTTCAGACCGTCACCCAGCAGGAAGCCAAGATCACGGGTGAAGGGACCGACAATGGTAAAGGTAAGCACACCGGTGATAAAGAGAGCAAGCAGGGGAGTTAGAAGGTTATCTAACACCGATGGGATAAATCTGCGCAGGCCATTTTCAATTTTGGCTAGAATAAAGGCTGCGACTAATACCGGTAATACAGACCCCTGATAACCCACTTTTTGGATTTCAAAACCAAGGATATTCCAAACCGGAATATCACCGGCAACCGCTGCACCACCGAATCCCCAACCATTAAGTAAGTCCGGGTGAACCATCAACATGCCTAGCGCAGCGCCTAAATAGGGGTTGCCACCAAACTTTTTACTGGCAGAAAATGCGATAAGAATAGGAAGGTATACAAAGGGCGCATTAGCAAAGGTATTAATCATTGCAGCAAGATCGGCTAACCCCGGATTCGCTTCAACCAGTGACAGTCCGTCAATAAATAATCCCGGTGCGACTAACAGGTTAAAGATACCCATTAACAGGCCGCCGGCAACGATTGCCGGAATAATAGGGACAAATATATCTGACAAGCCTTTAACCGCTTGTTGGATAATATTTTGTTTCTCGGCACCTGCAGAGGCAACATCCTTGGTGCTCATCTCATCTATACCAGTCAGTTTTGTCATCTGCGTATAAACCTGGTTAACGATGCCGGAACCAAAAATGATTTGGTATTGACCTGCGACCTTAAACTGGCCTTTAACACCTTCAAGTTCGCCAATGCCTTGTTCATTAATCAGGGATTCGTCGTTAATCGCAAGACGTAAACGCGTAGCACAATGCGCCAGTGCTTTAATATTATCTTTACCGCCAAGCATTTCTATTAGCTGGCTTGCAACTTTAGGGTAATTCATCTTTATACTCCGTATGATCATTTCTGTAATAGTCATGCTACTTACAAAAGGTTATTAATTGTTTTTTGGGAACGTTTGCTAAACGCATATTCAGGCAGCCATACGCTTTATTCAAGTGATACAGCTTGTAAGTGTGATGAATGTCATTATTTTTGCTTAAAAAGCAATCAAAAAAGCTACTTGTTACGCTTAACTTCTTATTTTTTGTTAACATACCTGCAAACGATCCCAAATTATAGGAAACAAGCCATGACAGGCCTGCATGACGTAGCAAAATTATCCGGGGTATCAAAATCGACCGTTTCTCGCGTGATTAATAATGAGTCCGGTGTGAAAGCGAGCACCAAAGAAAAGGTTCAGAAAGCAATCGACGCGTGCGGTTATATCGCAAATCAAGTTGCCAGGGATCTGCAATCTCAGAAAACCAATCTTATTGGCGTGATAGTCCCGCGTATGTATTCAAATGCGACTGCGAAAGGCCTTGATGGTCTAAGTTCGATTATTGATCAAGCGGGTAAGTACGTTTTATTGGCAAACAGTCAGCAAAATCACGCACAAGAGATTGAATATATAAAGCGTTTTAATCAAAAACGTGTTGAAGGAATATTACTTTACGCAACCCATTTAGATTCGGCATTGGTTGATGCGATCAAACAATCTAAAGCCCCCGTGGTATTAATCGGGCAGGACGGATCTCTGTTTAATATTCCCAGTGTCATTTACGATGATCTGAGTGTTGGTTTCAGCGCAGGGCAGAGACTGTTTGGCGCGGGCGCATCAAATATTGGTTTTATTGGGGTCAACAGTCAGGATATTGCTGTGGACCAGTGCCGTTTTGAAGGATTGAGACAAGCATTGCAGCATACAAAGCAGATCTCGCCACTTTTTCACAGCCGTGGCGCGTTTTCAATTGAATCTGGTTACCAGCAGACTAAACAGCTATTAATTGATTGGCCACAATTAGACGGTTTGTTTTGTGCGACAGACAGAATCGCAATAGGGGCAATGAAGGCAATCTCTGAATCGGGTAAAGTGCCGGGGAAAGAGATTAAAGTACTGGGAGTGGGTAATGACGAGTTAAGTCAAGTATCTACCCCAAGCTTATCAACATTTTCTTATGCATTTGATTTAACAGGAGAAAAGTCAGCTAATATGTTGTTGGATTTAATTGAAAATAAACAGTCAAGCGTCAGTAAACTGGTGATGAGCTTTGAAATTATCGATCGGGAAAGTTGTTACTTGTCAGAAAATAAAACGTCTTAGTTCGTTTATTGCGGGTTTGTATAAACAGCAATCAAAGATTTTTTTGTTTAAATAAAAAATCATCTTATTGCAAATATGCCTTTATTTTTATATTCTGCAAA is a window from the Psychromonas ingrahamii 37 genome containing:
- a CDS encoding sucrose-specific PTS transporter subunit IIBC, whose protein sequence is MNYPKVASQLIEMLGGKDNIKALAHCATRLRLAINDESLINEQGIGELEGVKGQFKVAGQYQIIFGSGIVNQVYTQMTKLTGIDEMSTKDVASAGAEKQNIIQQAVKGLSDIFVPIIPAIVAGGLLMGIFNLLVAPGLFIDGLSLVEANPGLADLAAMINTFANAPFVYLPILIAFSASKKFGGNPYLGAALGMLMVHPDLLNGWGFGGAAVAGDIPVWNILGFEIQKVGYQGSVLPVLVAAFILAKIENGLRRFIPSVLDNLLTPLLALFITGVLTFTIVGPFTRDLGFLLGDGLNWLYDSAGFIGGALFGFIYAPFVITGMHHSFIAIEIQLLADIAVTGGTFIFPIAAMSNIAQGGAALAVGFTTKDIKMKGIAMPSGVTALLGITEPALFGVNLKLRYPFIAAICAAAAASAFITLFNVKASALGAAGLPGIISIRQGDVTPYVMGMAISFASAFVLTVILGKRADAKNKKQAEVIQQATA
- a CDS encoding LacI family DNA-binding transcriptional regulator, with protein sequence MTGLHDVAKLSGVSKSTVSRVINNESGVKASTKEKVQKAIDACGYIANQVARDLQSQKTNLIGVIVPRMYSNATAKGLDGLSSIIDQAGKYVLLANSQQNHAQEIEYIKRFNQKRVEGILLYATHLDSALVDAIKQSKAPVVLIGQDGSLFNIPSVIYDDLSVGFSAGQRLFGAGASNIGFIGVNSQDIAVDQCRFEGLRQALQHTKQISPLFHSRGAFSIESGYQQTKQLLIDWPQLDGLFCATDRIAIGAMKAISESGKVPGKEIKVLGVGNDELSQVSTPSLSTFSYAFDLTGEKSANMLLDLIENKQSSVSKLVMSFEIIDRESCYLSENKTS